From a region of the Roseivirga sp. 4D4 genome:
- a CDS encoding Re/Si-specific NAD(P)(+) transhydrogenase subunit alpha, producing MTIGLLKEPEGEHRVALLPESVKTLTDLKTTVLVEKDAGASAFSADDDYQAVGATASARQAVLEADLVVGINPPTEDEIGQLKPGQTLLCIFQPLSNKPLVERLQALKVTSFSLDNVPRTTRAQSMDVLSSMATVAGYKAVLQAAATAPRFFPMFMTAAGSIIPSKVLVLGAGVAGLQAIATARRLGAVVEAFDVRAAAEEEVKSLGAKFVKVEGAKDDADAGGYAVEQTEEYKAKQQALIQEHATKANIIISTAQIPGRKAPVLILADTVANMQPGSVIVDLAASSGGNCELTENDKTVQKHGVTIIGNSNLPSSMPMDASKMFGKNIVNLLKLMIDTEGDLNLNWEDDIIANTCVTHDGNVMSERVKNILFQTEIA from the coding sequence ATGACCATAGGTCTCTTAAAGGAACCCGAAGGAGAGCATCGGGTAGCATTACTTCCCGAAAGCGTAAAGACACTCACCGATTTAAAAACCACCGTACTTGTTGAAAAGGATGCTGGAGCTTCTGCCTTCAGCGCTGATGACGACTATCAGGCAGTCGGTGCAACAGCCTCAGCCAGACAGGCCGTGCTTGAAGCGGATTTGGTTGTCGGTATCAACCCACCAACTGAAGATGAAATTGGTCAGTTAAAGCCTGGACAAACCCTTCTCTGCATCTTCCAGCCACTTTCTAATAAGCCACTTGTGGAAAGATTGCAGGCATTAAAGGTTACCAGCTTCAGCCTTGATAATGTACCGAGAACCACAAGAGCTCAGTCAATGGACGTGCTTTCCTCAATGGCGACAGTAGCTGGTTATAAGGCTGTCTTACAAGCTGCAGCGACCGCCCCGAGGTTCTTTCCTATGTTTATGACTGCCGCAGGTAGTATTATTCCTTCCAAAGTATTGGTATTGGGCGCTGGAGTTGCTGGTCTTCAGGCTATTGCGACAGCACGAAGACTAGGAGCCGTGGTAGAAGCCTTTGATGTAAGAGCTGCTGCAGAAGAAGAAGTAAAGAGTTTAGGCGCCAAGTTTGTGAAAGTTGAAGGTGCTAAAGACGATGCCGATGCTGGTGGCTATGCAGTAGAACAGACAGAGGAATATAAAGCCAAGCAGCAAGCACTCATTCAGGAGCATGCGACCAAGGCCAATATTATTATCAGTACAGCACAGATTCCCGGAAGAAAGGCGCCTGTCCTTATTCTGGCAGACACGGTTGCCAATATGCAACCGGGTAGTGTAATTGTAGACCTAGCCGCTTCCTCTGGTGGTAATTGTGAGCTTACAGAAAATGACAAAACGGTCCAGAAACATGGAGTGACCATCATTGGCAATTCCAACCTCCCTTCTTCCATGCCAATGGATGCCAGCAAGATGTTCGGCAAGAACATCGTGAACCTACTAAAACTGATGATCGACACTGAAGGAGACTTAAACCTCAACTGGGAGGATGACATCATTGCCAATACCTGTGTAACTCATGATGGAAATGTTATGAGTGAGCGCGTCAAAAATATTCTTTTCCAAACCGAAATCGCTTAG
- a CDS encoding cold-shock protein codes for MKEGTVKFFNDSKGFGFITDSEDNKEYFVHVSGLIDEVREGDTVTFDLKEGRKGLNAVDVKVA; via the coding sequence ATGAAAGAAGGAACAGTAAAATTTTTCAATGACTCAAAAGGCTTCGGTTTTATCACTGATAGCGAAGACAACAAAGAGTACTTTGTGCACGTGTCAGGTCTTATCGATGAAGTTCGTGAAGGCGACACAGTGACTTTTGATCTCAAGGAAGGTAGAAAAGGCTTAAACGCTGTAGATGTAAAGGTTGCATAA
- a CDS encoding YfcC family protein → MKRFKFPSPFTVLYIIIILSALATWLLPAGSFDTLAYDSDQKIFLVSGNTEAQLPAKQEILDSLGLNMELSKFEEGKIRRPISIPNTYNEQESVPQGLKEILFAPIKGIYESIDIILFVLIIGGFIGVFQHSGALDKGVGLLAKRMEGREKWLIISLILLIALGGTTFGMQEETIAFYPILVPIFLAAGYDLIVPVAAVYGGSCIGLMGALINPFGTIIASDAAGVSWTEGIESRIAMLLLGALVLIWYIVRYAERVKQNPETSILYGLGVKNPFQDREKSAAEEKMTTGTWVLLVLFALTFVVMIYGVSSLGWWFEEMTALFLLAAIILGIVQRATESDFVSAFVNGAKDLLGVSLIIGVARGITIVLNDGLISGTLLDEASNLVSGTSPLVFLPVLMIVFFVLAFFISSSSGLALVSMPIMGALGVVVGVPTEEIVNAYLFGFGLMQFITPSGLILPSLAMVNVPYNIWLKFVVKLLVPLAVLGALILIVGYLV, encoded by the coding sequence ATGAAGCGATTTAAGTTTCCATCTCCATTCACGGTTCTCTATATCATTATCATCCTCAGCGCATTGGCTACATGGCTCTTACCTGCAGGTAGTTTTGATACTTTGGCTTATGATTCGGATCAAAAAATATTTTTGGTATCGGGTAATACGGAAGCCCAATTACCGGCAAAACAAGAGATTTTGGACAGCCTTGGCCTAAATATGGAGCTTTCAAAATTTGAAGAAGGCAAGATTCGAAGGCCAATTTCTATTCCAAATACCTATAATGAACAGGAGTCTGTCCCTCAAGGGTTAAAGGAAATCCTGTTTGCACCGATCAAGGGAATTTATGAATCCATAGATATCATTCTGTTTGTATTGATCATTGGAGGGTTCATTGGTGTCTTTCAACATTCAGGTGCGCTGGATAAAGGTGTAGGCCTATTGGCAAAACGTATGGAAGGCAGAGAAAAATGGCTCATCATTTCACTGATACTCCTCATCGCTTTGGGTGGAACCACCTTTGGTATGCAGGAGGAGACAATTGCTTTTTATCCCATTCTAGTGCCCATCTTCCTTGCCGCTGGATATGATTTGATAGTCCCAGTAGCCGCTGTATATGGTGGTTCATGTATCGGTTTGATGGGAGCTTTGATTAATCCCTTCGGAACGATCATCGCCTCTGATGCCGCTGGGGTTAGCTGGACTGAGGGTATTGAAAGCCGTATTGCCATGTTGTTGCTTGGAGCCCTGGTCCTAATCTGGTACATCGTACGATATGCCGAACGGGTGAAGCAGAACCCAGAAACCTCGATTCTCTATGGACTAGGCGTAAAGAACCCGTTTCAGGATAGAGAAAAGTCAGCTGCGGAAGAGAAGATGACGACAGGAACCTGGGTGCTCTTAGTGCTCTTTGCCTTGACCTTTGTGGTAATGATCTATGGAGTTTCATCTTTGGGTTGGTGGTTCGAAGAAATGACTGCCTTGTTCCTGCTGGCAGCAATTATTCTGGGGATAGTGCAAAGAGCGACTGAAAGTGATTTTGTATCGGCCTTTGTAAATGGTGCCAAAGATCTTCTTGGTGTATCTCTGATTATTGGCGTTGCGCGAGGGATTACCATTGTCCTCAATGATGGTTTGATTTCGGGGACATTATTGGACGAAGCTTCAAACCTCGTATCAGGAACTTCGCCCTTGGTTTTTCTTCCCGTCTTGATGATCGTGTTTTTCGTTTTGGCATTCTTTATCAGTTCTTCTTCCGGATTAGCGCTTGTGAGTATGCCGATCATGGGAGCTTTGGGCGTGGTAGTAGGAGTGCCTACAGAGGAAATTGTTAATGCCTATCTCTTTGGCTTTGGCTTGATGCAGTTTATTACCCCTTCAGGCCTGATTCTGCCATCCCTGGCCATGGTCAATGTGCCTTATAATATCTGGTTGAAATTCGTGGTCAAGCTTCTGGTACCACTCGCTGTACTTGGAGCTTTGATATTAATTGTTGGGTACTTGGTTTAG
- a CDS encoding carboxypeptidase-like regulatory domain-containing protein, with protein MDTTTSNVTGNVFDVREKLVLEGAVVTLMNQQYTYRQASNGEGNFDFSHVVSGKYEVSSRFLGYYTFKDSIQLEPGDIVNIKIGHITDW; from the coding sequence ATGGACACGACCACAAGTAATGTCACTGGAAATGTCTTTGACGTTAGGGAAAAACTTGTTCTTGAAGGTGCTGTTGTGACTCTAATGAATCAACAATACACTTATCGCCAGGCATCCAATGGTGAAGGAAACTTTGATTTCAGTCATGTAGTATCAGGGAAATATGAAGTCTCTAGTCGTTTTCTTGGATACTATACTTTTAAGGATTCCATTCAGCTTGAACCAGGTGATATTGTCAACATAAAAATTGGGCACATTACCGACTGGTAA
- a CDS encoding dihydrofolate reductase family protein — translation MEKRNSVYIGTSLDGYIADSEGKIHFLDTFTFPEGEDMGYYAFMDRIDALVMGRVTFETVLGFNVPWPYKKPVYVLSNSLDRLPDGYEDKAYLINGPLDQVLQKIHSEGHLRLYIDGGSTIQGFLREDLIDEMIITTIPVLVGGGHPLFGEVSQKLVFECVSTQRFADKVVQSSFLRMR, via the coding sequence ATGGAAAAGAGAAACAGCGTTTACATTGGTACAAGTCTTGATGGCTATATAGCCGATTCGGAAGGTAAAATTCACTTTTTAGACACCTTTACATTTCCCGAAGGCGAAGACATGGGTTACTATGCCTTTATGGATCGAATTGATGCCTTGGTGATGGGCCGCGTGACTTTTGAAACGGTCCTCGGCTTTAATGTGCCCTGGCCCTATAAGAAACCTGTTTATGTGTTAAGTAATTCTTTAGATCGGTTACCTGATGGCTATGAAGACAAAGCCTATTTAATCAATGGGCCGCTCGATCAAGTACTGCAGAAAATTCATAGTGAAGGACACCTAAGACTTTATATTGATGGAGGCAGCACTATTCAAGGTTTTCTTAGGGAAGATCTGATTGATGAAATGATCATCACGACCATTCCGGTTTTAGTCGGTGGTGGCCATCCTTTATTTGGAGAGGTTTCTCAAAAACTGGTTTTTGAATGTGTCAGTACACAGCGGTTTGCTGATAAGGTGGTGCAAAGTAGCTTTTTGAGAATGCGCTAA
- a CDS encoding DUF4252 domain-containing protein produces MTIRLQKPLILLGLLVLLSASVLGQNRNEKLIKVIESYSNEKGTSYFETSEEMFKLMSKRVGAEADPRVLQYFQKTKYVSSLQVGLKQGNDWFVDSFEKKTDLSSYSLLMRGKSATRNYKFYKRDLDDKYSEYLLVHRRGVYFMITAMDISTLEEMAGVVEMVSEAGQ; encoded by the coding sequence ATGACAATTAGGCTCCAAAAGCCACTGATCTTACTCGGACTGCTCGTACTATTAAGTGCATCCGTCTTAGGACAAAATAGAAATGAAAAGCTTATCAAAGTTATCGAGAGCTATTCTAATGAGAAAGGGACCAGCTACTTCGAAACATCGGAAGAGATGTTCAAACTCATGTCAAAGAGAGTAGGTGCAGAAGCAGATCCAAGAGTCCTCCAATACTTTCAAAAAACTAAGTACGTATCAAGTCTACAAGTTGGTTTGAAGCAAGGGAATGACTGGTTTGTTGATTCATTCGAAAAGAAAACTGATCTATCGAGTTACTCCCTTCTCATGAGGGGCAAGTCAGCAACTCGTAATTATAAGTTTTATAAAAGAGACCTTGACGACAAATACAGTGAATACCTGTTGGTGCACAGACGTGGTGTGTACTTTATGATCACAGCTATGGACATTTCCACCTTAGAGGAGATGGCAGGCGTTGTGGAAATGGTGAGCGAAGCTGGTCAGTAG
- a CDS encoding RNA polymerase sigma factor, with amino-acid sequence MSEKEFWDLISPLNPSILGFAIRLLHDPEKAKDVHQETLEKLWNRRQKLDSERNIKSLALTITKNKCIDMIRRQGRYVEQSIDEFQMHTRQDFESKDMVDQIKRRMKQLPTKQQMVIEMKDFQGFSNQEISEIMEMTVNTVRVNLSRARKYLTEQLKHEWQ; translated from the coding sequence ATGAGTGAAAAAGAGTTTTGGGACCTTATTTCGCCCTTAAACCCATCAATCTTAGGCTTTGCCATTCGACTGTTACATGATCCAGAGAAGGCTAAAGATGTTCATCAGGAGACACTGGAAAAGTTGTGGAATAGAAGACAGAAGCTTGATAGCGAAAGAAATATTAAATCTCTCGCGCTGACCATAACCAAGAACAAGTGTATTGATATGATTAGAAGGCAAGGTAGGTATGTAGAACAAAGCATAGATGAATTTCAAATGCATACGCGACAAGACTTTGAATCCAAGGATATGGTCGATCAGATTAAAAGACGCATGAAACAATTGCCGACAAAGCAGCAAATGGTAATTGAGATGAAAGATTTTCAGGGTTTTAGCAATCAAGAAATTAGTGAGATTATGGAAATGACTGTTAATACAGTCAGAGTAAACCTCTCAAGAGCAAGAAAGTACCTAACAGAACAGTTGAAACATGAGTGGCAATAG
- a CDS encoding tRNA pseudouridine synthase A, whose translation MKSKYYYLLHIQYLGFRFHGWAKQPNVKTVHHMVDRTLTYVFEHSAFKTLGGSRTDAMVSADHFVLELFVDAPIENEDKFLKLFNLNLPADIKALAIEETNAEFNIIQNPKSKSYLYLFAFGQKAHPFSAPFITCINDKLDIEKMIAGAKLFEGTHEFRAYCKKPSEKTNTTRSIDVCTLVPNTYYTASFFPDPSYALKVEGKGFMRNQIRIMMGQLVRLGCGEITLQELESSLLPDFSEHLSFIAPASGLILDKVSFN comes from the coding sequence ATGAAAAGCAAGTACTACTACCTACTGCACATACAATACTTGGGATTTAGATTTCATGGTTGGGCCAAACAACCCAATGTCAAGACGGTGCACCATATGGTGGATCGTACCCTGACCTATGTATTTGAGCATTCAGCATTCAAAACTTTAGGGGGAAGCCGAACAGATGCCATGGTCTCTGCCGATCATTTTGTGTTGGAACTCTTTGTTGATGCTCCAATAGAAAATGAGGACAAATTTCTAAAGCTGTTTAACCTCAATCTGCCGGCCGACATTAAAGCACTGGCCATTGAAGAGACCAATGCTGAATTCAATATCATTCAAAACCCTAAGTCGAAGTCCTACCTCTATTTATTCGCCTTCGGGCAAAAGGCTCACCCCTTCTCAGCCCCTTTTATTACTTGCATTAACGATAAGCTGGATATAGAGAAAATGATTGCAGGCGCAAAGTTATTTGAGGGCACTCATGAATTCAGAGCTTATTGTAAAAAGCCTTCGGAGAAAACCAATACCACCCGTTCCATTGATGTCTGCACACTTGTTCCCAACACCTACTATACAGCCAGCTTCTTCCCTGACCCATCCTATGCATTGAAAGTCGAAGGCAAAGGCTTTATGAGAAACCAAATTCGTATCATGATGGGACAGCTCGTCCGCCTGGGATGTGGAGAAATCACTCTGCAAGAGCTAGAATCATCTCTTTTACCCGACTTCTCAGAGCATCTGAGCTTTATTGCCCCGGCTTCGGGTTTGATTCTGGACAAAGTGAGTTTCAATTAA
- a CDS encoding DUF1080 domain-containing protein, translating into MKLRLFTYLILATLMASCGSKSQTESSKEADVKETTKWITLFNGENFDGWEMYGEEPFTEHWSIVDGSIACNAGIGEENVGFFRSIMTTKDFGNFELELEYKIAKGGNSGIFYHVVEKEEWGHDYVSGPEYQVLDDEHSRSESEPYKMVASSYAMYPAAATKKPNPYMQWNKVKIVYNEGHVEHWLNDQKVLEFEEGSEDWLAKKAAGKWANADSYAASKTGRISLQNHGDEVYYRNIRIKEL; encoded by the coding sequence ATGAAACTAAGACTTTTTACCTATTTGATTCTTGCTACTCTTATGGCAAGTTGTGGGAGCAAATCACAGACTGAATCTTCAAAAGAGGCAGATGTAAAAGAAACAACAAAGTGGATTACTCTTTTCAATGGAGAGAATTTTGATGGCTGGGAAATGTATGGCGAAGAGCCCTTCACAGAACATTGGTCCATTGTTGATGGATCGATCGCTTGCAATGCCGGTATTGGTGAAGAAAATGTTGGCTTCTTTAGATCAATCATGACGACAAAAGATTTTGGAAATTTTGAATTAGAACTAGAGTATAAAATCGCCAAAGGTGGAAACAGTGGTATCTTCTATCATGTGGTAGAAAAAGAAGAATGGGGCCACGATTATGTAAGTGGTCCAGAATACCAGGTGCTGGACGATGAACATTCCCGTTCCGAATCTGAGCCTTATAAAATGGTCGCCTCCAGCTATGCCATGTACCCTGCGGCAGCCACTAAGAAGCCGAATCCTTACATGCAGTGGAACAAAGTAAAGATCGTTTACAATGAAGGCCATGTGGAGCACTGGCTAAATGACCAAAAAGTACTGGAGTTCGAAGAAGGTAGCGAAGATTGGTTAGCCAAAAAGGCTGCTGGAAAATGGGCCAATGCCGACTCATATGCAGCTTCTAAGACGGGTAGAATCAGCTTGCAAAACCATGGAGATGAAGTCTACTACCGCAACATCCGGATTAAGGAGTTGTAG
- a CDS encoding gliding motility-associated C-terminal domain-containing protein — protein MLRQVLKVLFLLFTISTSLPAQIYNNSVFIKHDANLRGNANRLQQSVLNKNNNLVSVINNTLNTVTAKVVDSNREIEIPTNNYMVMESNGDGKVVWSTSIEFINNEPTALSSSAAVSLKIGYTNDHYYIPITFQGDHDLILNGSRAINLNSRMNTLGVIELDSLGQLTRFMRGDFDVRTSRDFKVKGDYMYQLYTKIESNINQANAECPELIYYLRKTSLIDGTFRQIDFNGKGFDADGDDFCSNSGDNESFGVFQVDIDDEGNVLLGGSLRGSYRSTLSRNILAGNDEHRSFIAKLNSGLITEWVRQINTLRGENRTTSGPFETKRVMALKSGELLFISSNNNPNYQFDLNGSSINTSGFKKFFPGLTNSITKIDPDGNFQWVTFLDRPVQDIQEIQDSEDLMVVFSTFGSLSPTGPRAEVYYYNSTGREHTLVNPKYPNNENHAGYIRIDNEGNYLNHKSWSKISVQPRSMYVHFYPVNMPCNEFYMIGFPFGQVDMSLDSNVQIIEGESGSDTFIAKYAPLPPEINVTPPNEEQCIESVYMLPFTVTDALPGEIELEVSSSDENILPNDSLTILLDSPENFIKVSSGNSHGSFEIILRATNECDKTSEVRIPWVIKEPVSAPSILNVERSYNLCEEESVVLTASIDDPLWSNGETTKSITVAETGLYWVSAIDPFGCKSANSDTVDVFIFKTSVKPIIEASGPTVLCEGEELTLTTNLDRNIVWSTGESTQSITVTESGTYSVYQSSVRCGDGVLSDPVQVVFNSLPEKPEIIIEDTNLAAVGADSVAICEGASINLTGPLGQNMIWSNGSTDRSIEVTTSGKYWLHVERNGCLSPASDTLEIVIDRDFDMQIATEATICTGTEELELSPALSESDVDLSWSNGSNTETLLVTERGDYWLEASRGACRKERVYIRVDHLCIPRLFIPNVFSPNGDGSHDTFEIKVLHTTFFEISIFNQWGGMVFNSKAPDEQWDGLYQNQQAPAGKYAYHITYGGADVNGKTQLFKRKGTLTLMR, from the coding sequence ATGTTAAGGCAGGTTTTAAAGGTTTTATTTCTTCTATTCACTATCTCAACTTCCTTACCTGCCCAGATCTACAACAACTCTGTTTTCATAAAGCATGACGCCAACCTTAGGGGAAACGCAAATCGTCTTCAGCAGTCGGTGCTGAATAAGAACAATAATTTAGTTTCCGTAATAAACAACACGCTAAACACAGTTACAGCCAAAGTTGTTGACTCAAACCGTGAAATCGAAATACCCACGAATAATTATATGGTCATGGAATCCAATGGTGACGGCAAAGTAGTCTGGTCGACTAGTATTGAGTTCATTAACAATGAACCAACTGCTTTATCTAGTTCTGCGGCTGTATCACTCAAGATAGGCTACACGAATGACCATTACTATATTCCTATTACGTTCCAAGGAGACCATGACTTAATACTTAATGGATCGCGGGCGATTAACCTAAATTCCAGAATGAATACGCTTGGTGTCATCGAATTGGATAGTCTTGGACAATTAACCAGATTCATGAGAGGAGACTTTGATGTGCGTACTTCTCGAGATTTCAAAGTGAAAGGTGATTACATGTATCAGCTTTATACCAAGATAGAATCAAATATAAATCAAGCCAACGCAGAATGTCCCGAACTCATCTATTACCTCAGAAAGACCTCATTAATTGATGGAACCTTCAGGCAAATAGATTTTAATGGTAAAGGATTTGATGCCGATGGAGACGATTTTTGTAGTAACAGTGGAGATAATGAGAGCTTTGGTGTATTTCAGGTTGATATAGATGATGAGGGGAATGTACTATTAGGTGGTAGCTTGCGAGGATCGTATCGATCAACACTGTCCAGAAATATACTGGCAGGAAATGATGAACATCGCAGCTTTATAGCCAAGTTAAACTCTGGCCTAATTACAGAGTGGGTTAGGCAAATCAACACGTTACGTGGAGAAAACCGAACCACATCGGGGCCTTTCGAAACTAAGCGCGTAATGGCACTTAAATCCGGGGAACTTTTGTTCATTTCCTCAAACAACAACCCCAACTACCAATTCGACCTCAATGGCTCATCTATAAACACCTCCGGTTTTAAAAAATTCTTCCCTGGCCTAACAAATTCAATTACCAAAATAGACCCTGATGGTAATTTTCAATGGGTAACTTTTTTAGACAGACCTGTCCAAGACATTCAAGAGATTCAAGATTCAGAAGACTTAATGGTTGTTTTTTCTACGTTTGGCTCCCTGAGTCCAACGGGGCCAAGAGCAGAAGTCTATTATTACAACAGCACAGGAAGAGAGCATACGCTAGTCAATCCAAAGTATCCCAATAATGAGAATCATGCAGGTTATATAAGAATCGACAATGAAGGAAACTATCTTAATCACAAATCCTGGTCGAAAATTTCTGTCCAGCCGAGAAGTATGTATGTTCATTTCTATCCTGTCAATATGCCCTGTAACGAATTTTATATGATAGGCTTTCCTTTTGGTCAGGTTGACATGTCGTTAGATTCTAATGTTCAAATCATAGAGGGTGAATCCGGTTCGGATACTTTTATTGCCAAATACGCTCCCCTACCTCCTGAGATAAATGTTACACCGCCTAATGAAGAGCAATGCATCGAAAGCGTTTACATGCTGCCATTCACAGTGACTGATGCATTGCCCGGTGAAATTGAGCTTGAGGTCAGTTCAAGTGATGAGAATATCTTGCCAAATGATAGTTTGACCATTTTGTTAGATAGCCCTGAAAATTTCATAAAAGTCTCGTCCGGTAACAGCCATGGGAGTTTTGAAATCATCCTTAGAGCCACCAATGAGTGTGATAAAACATCGGAAGTGCGTATACCTTGGGTAATCAAAGAACCAGTATCGGCACCATCGATTTTGAACGTAGAACGGAGCTATAATCTTTGTGAGGAAGAATCTGTCGTTTTAACCGCTTCAATAGACGATCCCCTTTGGTCTAATGGTGAGACAACCAAGTCTATCACTGTAGCAGAAACTGGTCTTTATTGGGTCTCAGCAATAGATCCCTTTGGTTGTAAAAGCGCCAACTCCGATACTGTTGATGTATTTATTTTTAAGACATCCGTCAAACCTATTATTGAAGCATCAGGGCCTACCGTTCTTTGTGAGGGAGAAGAGCTCACACTTACCACCAACTTAGATCGGAACATAGTATGGTCCACTGGGGAAAGTACGCAGTCTATAACGGTTACTGAAAGTGGTACTTACTCTGTATATCAATCATCTGTCAGATGTGGAGATGGTGTTCTTTCTGACCCTGTTCAGGTCGTATTTAACTCCCTACCTGAAAAACCTGAAATCATTATTGAAGACACCAATTTGGCGGCTGTCGGTGCCGATAGCGTAGCTATCTGCGAAGGCGCCAGTATTAACCTTACTGGACCTTTAGGTCAAAATATGATCTGGAGTAACGGTTCCACAGATAGAAGTATTGAGGTGACTACTTCAGGCAAGTATTGGTTGCACGTAGAAAGAAATGGGTGCTTAAGCCCAGCATCCGACACATTGGAAATAGTCATAGATCGCGATTTTGATATGCAAATTGCCACTGAAGCCACCATCTGTACGGGAACCGAAGAACTTGAGCTGTCGCCCGCACTCAGTGAATCTGATGTTGACCTCAGTTGGTCAAACGGTTCAAACACAGAAACACTTCTGGTCACCGAGAGAGGTGACTATTGGTTAGAAGCTAGTAGAGGGGCTTGTAGGAAGGAAAGAGTATACATTAGAGTTGATCACCTTTGCATCCCTCGTTTGTTTATACCCAATGTCTTTTCGCCAAATGGTGATGGTTCACATGATACTTTTGAGATAAAAGTCCTCCATACCACTTTCTTCGAAATCAGCATATTTAATCAATGGGGAGGAATGGTTTTTAATTCAAAAGCCCCAGACGAACAATGGGATGGCCTGTATCAAAACCAACAAGCCCCAGCCGGAAAGTACGCCTATCACATAACATATGGCGGTGCAGATGTAAATGGCAAGACCCAACTATTTAAAAGAAAAGGTACCTTGACCTTGATGCGTTGA
- a CDS encoding DUF6970 domain-containing protein translates to MKKLLTYFFFLSCLVLSCENDDVLSDLPSCIQSEIESASQGGSSEASLTQYRYNGQVVYSFNPGIVYPDMMTTVVNEDCEVVCWFGGFAGTNTCPDFVENAEVIGVIWRND, encoded by the coding sequence ATGAAAAAGCTTCTCACTTATTTCTTCTTTCTCTCATGCTTAGTCTTATCCTGTGAGAATGATGACGTGCTTTCAGATTTACCCTCATGCATCCAATCAGAAATTGAAAGTGCTTCACAAGGCGGTTCAAGCGAAGCTTCATTGACCCAATACAGATACAATGGTCAGGTTGTTTATTCTTTTAATCCGGGAATAGTTTATCCAGATATGATGACAACCGTAGTCAATGAAGACTGCGAAGTTGTTTGTTGGTTTGGTGGTTTTGCAGGAACGAATACTTGTCCGGACTTTGTCGAAAATGCTGAAGTAATTGGCGTCATTTGGAGAAATGACTAA
- a CDS encoding molybdenum cofactor guanylyltransferase yields MVKGLILMGGQSTRMGNDKAFVQWKGKTLLDHALCNLQEITSDIYLSVNTEQFKALSPQHKCIKDLYPDKGPMGGILSGLETLQKDLLVVAVDMPESSAPMMERLIQNSSKVSAFKNPDQKWEPLPSFWPVSITPVLKGYLMNNELSLSSFLNIHGMAVISDANSSSFRNLNRPADLS; encoded by the coding sequence TTGGTCAAAGGCTTAATCTTAATGGGTGGGCAAAGCACCCGAATGGGAAATGACAAGGCCTTTGTTCAATGGAAAGGCAAAACATTACTGGATCATGCCCTATGTAATCTTCAGGAGATCACATCAGACATTTATCTATCGGTCAATACTGAGCAATTCAAGGCACTAAGTCCTCAGCATAAGTGCATTAAAGACCTCTACCCGGACAAAGGACCGATGGGTGGCATATTATCTGGACTGGAAACGCTCCAGAAAGACTTGCTCGTTGTTGCTGTTGATATGCCTGAATCAAGTGCTCCAATGATGGAAAGGCTAATTCAGAACTCCTCCAAGGTATCAGCTTTCAAAAACCCTGATCAAAAATGGGAACCTTTACCCTCCTTTTGGCCAGTATCTATTACTCCCGTGCTCAAAGGATATTTAATGAATAATGAATTATCACTTAGCAGCTTTCTCAACATACATGGCATGGCCGTAATTTCTGATGCAAACTCTTCATCCTTCAGAAACTTGAATCGTCCTGCTGACTTATCCTGA